CGAGAAAGGGGGAACGTGATATAAAGGTTATTGACGAGAACCGGTATCTTTTTTTACTTTTGAGTTGTAGCGGAGAAAAGAATAATGAGCTTTGTGCACTTTTTTTACTTTGTGCTCCTTCTTTTTTTACTCATGACTCCAAAAATTGCTTTAGATGACGATCGATAACGATTGAATCCTCTTCGTTTGCTCCGATTCCAAAGCAGTGTCCCCACTTGGACTCTATAGGTTGATACACAGCGTTTGGCATATGCTTAGCATCATACACACTATCTTCTGGCGTGAAAAACAAGTCACTTGATCCTGGCATAACGAGTGCGGGAGCAGTGATCTTGCTTAACGCCTGTTCGAAGTTGCCGTCATCTACGGGATTATCGCTAATGTCTCCATAGATTCCTGTACGCAACATGGTAATCAAGTCGTTAGCATCGAAGGGAAGAAATACCTGATCCCAGTAATCTTCTACATAAGATTTCAAGGAGTCGTAACCCTCAGATTGATACAATTTCTCCAAATAGTACGCCTGCGAGAACCCCCATGGAGCATAAGCTCTTCCCATCGCTGCGAGACCGGCAACCGGAGGGCGTTCATATCTACCATTTTCATAATTTGAATCTGCCTGTAACGCCGCGATCATTGCTTCGAATACCAACTGTGTATGGGGTCTGCTCTTTGCCGTTCCGCCAAAGGGGGCAATACGCTCGACCATCTCAGGATAACTGGTTCCCCATTGATAAACCTGCATGGCTCCCAGAGACCAGCCCACAACAAGTTTGATTTTGGAGATACCGAATTTTTGAGTGATGAGTTGATGTTGGGCACGCACATTGTCATACATGGAGATGAGGGGGAAGTTGTTCTTATCATATGGGGCAGGGGTATTACTTGGAGAGGAAGATAAACCGTTACCCAACATATTGGGCACAACGATAAAATAGCGACTGGGGTCCAGTGCTTTGTCCGTTCCAATTAACCATTCATTATCTGTGTGAATTCCAGCAAACCATGTTGGGACAACAATAACATTGTCCTTTGCCGCGCTTAAGTTTCCATAGGTCTTGTAAGCGATAAAGGCTTGAGGGAGCTGTTGTCCCGATTGAAGTAATGTATCTCCAAGGTTATATGTTTCATAATCGTTCATAGATTGATTCTCCTTATAAAATAGTAATAACTTGATTTCACTCTACAATACGTCTATTATCAATTCAACGAAACGTTATCGAACATATCATTCATTTATTTTGAACTTAGGAGGTGCCTGACTCATGGAAATACGCCAGCTAAAAACCTTTTGGACGCTTGCATCGACCTGCAGCTTTAGTCAAACTGCTGAATTATTGAGCTATGTACCGTCTACCATAACCATGCAAATCAAATCGCTGGAAGAAGAGCTTGGGGTGAAATTGCTGGATCGATTAGGCAAAAAGGTCGTGTTAACGGATGCTGGCCAACAGTTTCTGCCGTACGCCACTAAGATTTTAAACGATGTAGAGGAAGCAAAGTGCATATCCAGTCAGCACGGAGAATTGGCGGGAACGGTGGTGATCGGAGCAGACGAAGTGCTGTGTGCATATCTTCTTCCAGCCTTGTTCAAACGCTTCCGAGCGGACTATCCTGGTGTGCGGTTATTGTTCCGCCCCTTGTCTGGGCAAGAGCTCAAATCGAGTCTGAGAGAAGGGCATGCCGATGTCGTATTTGTATTGGATGAGCCAATTAATTCCAAAGACCTTCAGTCAGAGTTTTTAAAGGATGAGACCTTTCAAATGGTGGTTTCTCCCGATCATATGTTAGCATCGCGTTACGAGTTGGTCATCGATGACTTCCACAAACAGCATTTTTTACTGACCGAAAAGAACTGTTCGTATCGCACTCATTTTGATCAATCCATAACAAAGAAAGGTGTGGATGCTCTGACAGAGCTGGAGTTTCATAGTGTAGAAGCCATTAAACAATGTGTTGTGGCTGGTCTAGGGATCGCTTTATTACCTGAAATGGCTTTGAAGAAAGAGTTGAGAGAAGGGGAAGTGGTTGCTCTGCCGTGGGATTTATCAGATGTATCCTTTTCTGCGCAAATGCTCTGGCATCGGGAAAAATGGATCTCTCCGTCTATGGCTGCTTTCATGGAGGTCGCCAAGAGTGAGTTGATTTGATTGTTCAGAATTTGTTTAGATGTATGTGTTAAAATATTCTTCATGGAGATCGTGAGGTTAAATGGAATCAACCTTCAACAACATGATACAGATATATATGGGGGATTAGCAATGGAGAGAAAGATTAGAAATTCTGCAAAAGCATTGATCATTAAAGACGGG
This Paenibacillus xylanexedens DNA region includes the following protein-coding sequences:
- a CDS encoding alpha/beta fold hydrolase gives rise to the protein MNDYETYNLGDTLLQSGQQLPQAFIAYKTYGNLSAAKDNVIVVPTWFAGIHTDNEWLIGTDKALDPSRYFIVVPNMLGNGLSSSPSNTPAPYDKNNFPLISMYDNVRAQHQLITQKFGISKIKLVVGWSLGAMQVYQWGTSYPEMVERIAPFGGTAKSRPHTQLVFEAMIAALQADSNYENGRYERPPVAGLAAMGRAYAPWGFSQAYYLEKLYQSEGYDSLKSYVEDYWDQVFLPFDANDLITMLRTGIYGDISDNPVDDGNFEQALSKITAPALVMPGSSDLFFTPEDSVYDAKHMPNAVYQPIESKWGHCFGIGANEEDSIVIDRHLKQFLES
- a CDS encoding LysR family transcriptional regulator — its product is MEIRQLKTFWTLASTCSFSQTAELLSYVPSTITMQIKSLEEELGVKLLDRLGKKVVLTDAGQQFLPYATKILNDVEEAKCISSQHGELAGTVVIGADEVLCAYLLPALFKRFRADYPGVRLLFRPLSGQELKSSLREGHADVVFVLDEPINSKDLQSEFLKDETFQMVVSPDHMLASRYELVIDDFHKQHFLLTEKNCSYRTHFDQSITKKGVDALTELEFHSVEAIKQCVVAGLGIALLPEMALKKELREGEVVALPWDLSDVSFSAQMLWHREKWISPSMAAFMEVAKSELI